GATAAAACAGAAAcggttggattttcaaatttccgcTGAAATCGTACGTGTGTGAAAAACGCCGGAGGAGAGGGGCGGGGACGGAGTTTGAGACgagattattattatgattattatcagTGAAATGATGGAGAggtggattaaccctttgaaacgtgaggaaattggcttgattaaaaaaaaaaaaaaaaaaaagaaagaaaaaaaaaaagatccaaaaaaaaaaaaaaattttaaaaaaaaaaaaaaaaataaaatagtagttacaaaaaagttttttaaaaaagtaaaaaaaaaaggaaatgtcctggaaaagtgtttaaaaatggtaataattttataaaatgatGTCAAATGTGTAGTTAtgataatgttaaatatgtaatatggTCAGTGTGGTTGTCCCCCGTTGTTGTCTTCCGTGTCTCTAACATGTCCTGGTGTGTCCTCTGCAGGAGGCGATGTGGGGAGCAGGGAGGATGCGCAGGGTCCAGCCCTGAGGAGGCGTCCTGCGGTGGCTGGGAGGAGCGCGGCCCTCCTCTGGCCCTCCTGCGGCGCTCCGGGACGCTCCTACTAAGATGTCCCTCAGCAGCGGCCCTGCAGGCGGGAAAGGTGTGGACTCCAACGCGGTGGACACGTACGACAGCGGCGATGAGTGGGATATCGGTGTTGGCAATCTGATCATTGACCTGGACGCCGACCTGGAGAAGGACAAACTAGAGATGTCGAGCAGTAAGGAGGGCGGCGGCATGGCGGCCCCGCCCAGCGCCGTGGCGGCGTTACCGGACAACATCAAGTTCGTCAGTCCTGTAGCCGCCACGCAGGGCAAAGAGAGCAAATCCAAATCCAAACGCAGCAAGAACTCTAAGGAGAGCGTGAAGGGCCCCGCCGCAGACGGAGCCAAGAAGGAGGTTCAGGGCCGGGCCCTCGGGGACCCGCCACCTCAAAACTCCACCCCCACTAAAGGAACTGACAAGTCCAGTAAACCGTCCCGCACCCTCCCCTCTGTGAAAAAGGACAAGGATGGGGCGGTGGGGAAAACTAAGAAGGACAAAATGGAGGTCGTGTCCACGGGAGCGGTGAACGCTGAGAAAGAGGCCCCCGTCCTGCCGTTAGGGGCCCCTCGCAGCGGCCCCTTCGAGGGCCAGCAGAACCCCGAGTTAGTTGCGGCCGAACAGCTCGGGAACATGGCGCTGGACTCGGCGGGTATCGGCCAGCCTGTCGCCATGACGacggagcaggaggaggtggacgGCGGCGAATGTCGCAGTGTGAAGAAGGCGGTTGGAGGGAAGGTAGGAGACGCCGTTCAcgagtatttaaccctttaacctcTGAGCACACTGGTGTGTTTCCTTAAAGAAACAGCGAGACacaaatgttccaaaaactacaagaaatttaaaaaaacgaaaGAAAGGAACTGATATCCGAAAAGCTCGACCTGAAATGATCCGAAATCTGTTAGATTCTGTTCCATTAGatcctttttttctggaaatgtcTCAGCCCGTTGTCTCCGCTCGTCGTCTCAGCTCCTTGTCTCCGCTGCGAGACGTGTCCCTGGAGAAACTGTGGTTGGTAGACTTGTCTCTGTGAATCAGATCTGAGGTCTCAGAGCTGCTGACTGCTAATAGCAATGTCTCTGAGTCCGTTTGAGCAGCTCAGACAGGGACAGACGAGTCCACGTGGACCCAAAGTCAGATTAATGACAGACACCATGTCCTCTGCTTCTGTTGGACAATTTACAGATGGGACAGATGATTTCCTGTAGGGCTGCTGTCTCACTGACATATGTCCCTGCTGTTTGAGACATTTATTATGTCCTCGTCATTGAGGGGAGGGTCTGTTGGACAGCGTATACaatagattaaacaaaaaatatgcttttcaaaacaaatataaatgtacattgattcttgaggaaaaataaatgatttttaaaatcatcccagaaaaaaatcacaaaacatacaaaagtgggtttttattcctttaatattGACACACCTGCCTGTACAAGCACACCTGGCACCACTGTCATTTTAAAGGATTTGAATCCcttaacatttctttaaaattgccccaaaaattcaaagaaaaccaaattgccaaaaattgtACTTtgaaaattgaagaaaacaaaaaattgtgattttttttctgtaaaaggaaaaaaaagtgcaattgaaaataaccaaaaaggaGTATCAAAGATTGTTAAAAGTggcctcaaagtcctggaaaagtcctggaaaagtcctggaaatccgtgggtttgaatgtgtgtgaaacctGTGTCGCTGTTTCTTGGACTCAGATGGCgtctctgacctctgacctctgacctctgacctcctctctctcctccagatGGAGTCTCCCGTGTCcactcctgctcctcctccccctcctctccacctcctcgcTCCCGTCGCCAACAGCGACATCTCGT
This portion of the Plectropomus leopardus isolate mb unplaced genomic scaffold, YSFRI_Pleo_2.0 unplaced_scaffold23099, whole genome shotgun sequence genome encodes:
- the LOC121966099 gene encoding zinc finger protein 609 is translated as MSLSSGPAGGKGVDSNAVDTYDSGDEWDIGVGNLIIDLDADLEKDKLEMSSSKEGGGMAAPPSAVAALPDNIKFVSPVAATQGKESKSKSKRSKNSKESVKGPAADGAKKEVQGRALGDPPPQNSTPTKGTDKSSKPSRTLPSVKKDKDGAVGKTKKDKMEVVSTGAVNAEKEAPVLPLGAPRSGPFEGQQNPELVAAEQLGNMALDSAGIGQPVAMTTEQEEVDGGECRSVKKAVGGKMESPVSTPAPPPPPLHLLAPVANSDISSPCEQIMVRTRSVAVNTTDAALATEPECLGPCEPGTSVNLEGIVWQETED